In the genome of Lathyrus oleraceus cultivar Zhongwan6 chromosome 4, CAAS_Psat_ZW6_1.0, whole genome shotgun sequence, the window ACCACTATCACTAATTACTACCACAATAACTAATAACTAACATGTGCTTGTGATCAAAACCATAAACACATCCAACCAAGCCAACAACATATAAACAATTTCATCAATTACACCATATCttgataaaaacaaaaaattgcCATTTAGATCTATGAAACACTGGCACATATATAGACACGACACACAGGACTAGTTGAATAATGCGGTAATGCGGAATACCAAACACACCTTCAATCTGAAGTGTCAATGCTACATAGTcatgatcaatcatcatcatcatgatcacTCTCATCACTGAAATACCCAGCtttcttccctttcttcttcGTCCTGTTGTTGTCCAAACCCTCATCATCATTTCTGTTTCTCCCCAGCAACCTTTCACCCGCTTCATCATCCACAACAGAAGCCCAATTATCGTCAAACTGCTCCGCAGCAATCTGATCaccctcctcctcctcctcatcACATTCCTCCTCCCCATCCCTATCCCTCAGCCCACTAAATCCCCGTCGCGGCTTCTTAGGCTGAGGCCGCGGCCTCGGCCCCAACTGATTCTTAGGACACTCATACGACAAATGACCATGCCCCCCACACTCATAACACAAAGCAGTCTCAGTATTGTACACGCGCTTCCGAATAAACTCCGGAGCACGTCCATTATCAGCAGCCATAGAAGCAGTTAGAGTCCTTCCATTGAGAATCTTCTTATTCATCTCCGCCACGGCGCATTGAGCGTCATTACGAGAAACGAATTGGACAAACGCGACACCGCGGCATAGGCGCGTGTGACGGTCTTTGAGAACGGTTACACGCGCGATGCGGCCGAAAGTAGAGAAGAGCGTATGGA includes:
- the LOC127137481 gene encoding U11/U12 small nuclear ribonucleoprotein 31 kDa protein; the protein is MSRKKKHKRKHSDSDEDHDVFYYRYCASSSTHNTTTGTTSSNQPQSKPNNKGSSIGGTGEPLAPSKSKLYVSNLDYSLTNSDLHTLFSTFGRIARVTVLKDRHTRLCRGVAFVQFVSRNDAQCAVAEMNKKILNGRTLTASMAADNGRAPEFIRKRVYNTETALCYECGGHGHLSYECPKNQLGPRPRPQPKKPRRGFSGLRDRDGEEECDEEEEEGDQIAAEQFDDNWASVVDDEAGERLLGRNRNDDEGLDNNRTKKKGKKAGYFSDESDHDDDD